One Coregonus clupeaformis isolate EN_2021a chromosome 21, ASM2061545v1, whole genome shotgun sequence DNA window includes the following coding sequences:
- the orc2 gene encoding origin recognition complex subunit 2, which translates to MSVLEVRFVGDGDALEHIVDKQEGVRGSHSSVQSLVTLRSEAVGSGREEEADLSELHYVQALGTDEEGEESVAAVGGASVFTFQTVKRSNRMSQKATELARTPTRSVTFRTTPDPSGPAHNGCKHSSETPQKGRKGQFVSTTPHRLRKRLSAPSLRSDSDSELSPSDSGEDDDDEDGKGEEEHVKGEEEESESSTLSKLPATALYKTPAKKSKTAPEPPSQPSLVEEYFEAHGSSKVLTSDRTLQRLHTPKLDRETLFRLLEGKQSCYSSEIEKLHSSHHKHFNKWMLQLQLGYSVLLYGLGSKKALLEEFRVALLCQEMHLVINGFFPSITLKSILTALSAELLEHQGTFRNPADQLQYITTTLREQPDLHVYLLIHNIDGPMLRGERTQNALGQLASLPNLHLVASIDHINAPLVWDQCKLSQFNWLWWECVCFQHYVEETSYENSLLVQQTGALALSSLTHVLRSLTANARGIFKLLVEFQLENKDNSSYTGLSFQDFYQRCREAFLVNSDLTLRTQLTEFRDHKLIRTRKGADGVEYLLVAVETSTLTDFLEKEEVE; encoded by the exons ATGAGTGTATTGGAGGTGAGGTTTGTGGGAGATGGAGACGCACTGGAACACATAGTGGACAAACAAGAAG GCGTGCGGGGCAGCCACAGCAGTGTGCAGAGTTTGGTGACTCTGAGGAGTGAAGCGGTGGGGAGCggtagagaggaggaagcagaCCTTAGTGAACTGCACTATGTCCAGGCCCTCGGAACTGACG aagagggggaggagtctgtagcagcagtaggaggagcATCAGTGTTCACCTTTCAGACGGTTAAACGCTCCAATAGGATGTCCCAGAAGG cgacTGAGCTGGCTCGTACCCCAACGAGGAGTGTGACCTTCAGAACGACCCCTGACCCTTCTGGCCCCGCCCACAATGGCTGCA AGCATTCGAGTGAGACTCCTCAGAAG GGCAGGAAGGGGCAGTTTGTTTCCACAACGCCCCACAGACTCAGAAAGAGACTCTCAG CTCCCAGCCTGAGGTCTGACAGCGACAGCGAGCTCTCTCCCTCTGACTCTggagaggatgatgatgatgaagatgggaagggagaggaggagcatgtgaagggagaggaggaggagtcagaGTCCAGCACACTCAGTAAGCTTCCAGCCACAGCTCTCTATAAGACGCCTGCCAAGAAGAGCAAGACCGCCCCAGAACCACCCAGCCAG CCCAGTCTGGTAGAGGAATACTTTGAGGCTCACGGCAGTTCTAAAGTCCTGACATCAGACCGAACCCTGCAGCGCCTACACACACCGAAACTTGACCGG GAGACATTGTTCCGTCTGTTAGAAGGGAAACAGTCATGTTATTCTTCGGAGATTGAGAAGCTCCACTCCAGTCACCATAAACACTTTAACAAGTGGATGCTGCAGCTACA GCTGGGCTACAGTGTGTTGCTGTACGGGCTGGGCAGTAAGAAGGCTTTACTAGAGGAGTTCAGAGTGGCCCTGCTCTGTCAGGAGATGCACCTGGTTATCAACGGATTCTTCCCTTCCATCACTCTCAAATCA ATCCTGACTGCTCTGTCTGCAGAGCTTCTAGAACACCAAGGAACGTTCCGGAACCCTGCTGACCAACTACAGTACATCACCACCACCCTCAGAGAAC AGCCGGACCTCCATGTGTACCTGTTGATCCACAACATTGACGGTCCCATGCTCCGCGGAGAGAGGACCCAGAATGCACTGGGCCAACTGGCCTCACTACCCAACCTGCACCTTGTCGCCTCCATCGACCACATCAACGCACCGCTCG TGTGGGACCAGTGTAAGCTGAGTCAGTTTAACTGGTTgtggtgggagtgtgtgtgtttccagcaCTATGTGGAGGAGACGTCCTATGAGAACTCTCTCCTGGTTCAACAGACTGGAGCCCtcgccctctcctccctcacacacGTCCTACGCAGCCTTACGGCTAACGCCAG GGGCATCTTTAAACTGCTGGTGGAGTTCCAACTGGAGAACAAAGACAACTCTtcatacacag GCTTGTCGTTCCAGGACTTCTACCAGCGTTGTCGGGAAGCCTTCCTGGTGaactctgacctcaccctgcggACCCAGCTCACAGAGTTCAGAGACCACAAACTCATCCGCACAcggaag GGTGCTGATGGGGTTGAGTACCTGTTGGTTGCTGTGGAGACCAGCACGCTGACTGACTTCCTGGAGAAAGAGGAAGTagagtga